A window from Streptomyces subrutilus encodes these proteins:
- a CDS encoding 4'-phosphopantetheinyl transferase family protein — protein MHRTTHHAGPPAPAGPPAPAGLQAPVHIAGPEGPWEELADRLEDTGRALLCTTWGQWLTAVLLDPALRPLLAGDWPRYRQTPAAAARMRFAVSRVVLKYTAATALDVPPHTLDLAHRPGGRPVLRGAEAGARIELGVAHTGELIAVGVSRTGPIGVHAEPAARDLPYATLRDQLCTPREAAALDALPAGERRTRLLSLWTLREAHAQALGHGARHRMPAPALGHDTLGRPFLHTPTGPDTDPGHDPRPDTGPGAGAGAGRPSGPWEVAAHLVQDRYLLAAAHRPHPAPAGPAGPAGAGGAARALDTASRSTAGPLKETAPRPGGELRFLRPVTSGRGEGRRTP, from the coding sequence ATGCACCGGACGACCCACCACGCCGGGCCCCCCGCCCCCGCCGGCCCGCCCGCCCCCGCCGGTCTGCAGGCGCCCGTCCACATCGCCGGACCGGAAGGCCCCTGGGAGGAACTCGCCGACCGGCTGGAGGACACCGGACGGGCCCTGCTCTGCACGACCTGGGGCCAGTGGCTGACCGCCGTCCTCCTGGACCCCGCACTGCGCCCGCTGCTCGCCGGGGACTGGCCGCGCTACCGGCAGACGCCGGCCGCGGCCGCCCGGATGCGGTTCGCCGTCTCGCGCGTGGTCCTCAAGTACACCGCCGCCACCGCCCTGGACGTCCCCCCGCACACCCTGGACCTGGCCCACCGCCCCGGCGGCCGGCCCGTCCTGCGCGGCGCCGAAGCCGGCGCCCGCATCGAGCTCGGCGTCGCCCACACCGGCGAACTCATCGCCGTCGGCGTCAGCCGCACCGGCCCCATCGGCGTGCACGCCGAACCGGCCGCCCGCGACCTGCCCTACGCGACCCTGCGCGACCAGCTGTGCACCCCACGGGAAGCCGCCGCCCTCGACGCCCTGCCCGCCGGCGAACGCCGCACCCGGCTGCTGTCGCTGTGGACCCTGCGCGAGGCCCACGCCCAGGCCCTGGGCCACGGCGCCCGCCACCGCATGCCGGCCCCCGCCCTCGGCCACGACACCCTCGGCCGGCCCTTCCTGCACACCCCGACCGGCCCCGACACCGACCCCGGCCACGACCCCCGCCCCGACACCGGCCCCGGTGCCGGTGCCGGTGCCGGGCGGCCGTCCGGGCCGTGGGAGGTGGCCGCCCACCTCGTCCAGGACCGCTACCTGCTCGCCGCCGCCCACCGCCCCCACCCCGCCCCCGCCGGCCCCGCCGGCCCCGCGGGCGCGGGCGGCGCCGCCCGCGCTCTCGACACCGCATCGCGGAGCACTGCAGGGCCGCTCAAGGAAACCGCCCCGCGGCCCGGCGGCGAACTACGCTTCCTGCGACCGGTCACCTCCGGCCGGGGCGAGGGAAGGCGGACGCCGTGA